A stretch of Ferribacterium limneticum DNA encodes these proteins:
- a CDS encoding acyl-CoA synthetase, whose protein sequence is MVNPYTVGLDRNPANYVPLSPLTFIERSAFIYPKRISVIQGARHYTWKESYDRSRQLAAALKGRGIGKGDTVAVMLPNSAAMFECHFGVPMIGAVLNTLNTRLDAEAIAFMLAHGEAKVLITDLEFSKVVKAALALLEGPKPLVIDSLDPDFTDGEKLGEKDYDAFLNEGSPDFEWQLPEDEWDAIALNYTSGTTGNPKGVVYHHRGAYLNSASNIISWGMPPHSVYLWTLPMFHCNGWCFPWTLAANAGTSVCLRKVDPALIFGLIKEHKVSHMCGAPIVYGMMINAPESLREGIEHQVNGLIAGAAPPAAIIEGAQRMGFNITHVYGLTETYGPAAVCAKQPEWDRLPIDLQAARNGRQGVRYHMQEAITVLDPVSMEPVPWDGETMGEIMFRGNLVMKGYLKNEKATEESFAGGWFHTGDLAVVHSDGYVKIKDRSKDVIISGGENISSLEVEDVLYRHPAVIAAAVVAKPDEKWGEVPAAFIELKADAKCTEAEIIEHCRAHLARFKVPKQVVFGELPKTSTGKIQKYVLRQHANSALAIE, encoded by the coding sequence TTGGTTAACCCGTACACCGTAGGGCTGGACCGGAATCCGGCCAACTATGTTCCGCTTTCTCCGCTGACCTTCATCGAACGGTCGGCCTTTATCTATCCCAAGCGCATTTCCGTCATCCAGGGCGCTCGTCATTACACCTGGAAGGAAAGCTACGACCGTAGCCGCCAGCTGGCTGCCGCCCTCAAGGGCCGGGGCATCGGCAAGGGTGACACTGTCGCCGTCATGCTGCCGAACAGTGCTGCGATGTTCGAATGCCACTTCGGCGTGCCGATGATCGGCGCCGTGCTGAATACCCTGAACACCCGCCTCGACGCCGAAGCCATCGCCTTCATGCTGGCCCACGGCGAAGCCAAGGTGCTGATCACCGACCTGGAGTTCTCCAAGGTCGTCAAGGCCGCGTTGGCGCTGCTCGAAGGGCCGAAGCCGCTGGTCATCGACAGCCTCGACCCGGATTTCACCGACGGTGAAAAGCTCGGCGAGAAGGACTACGACGCCTTCCTGAACGAAGGTTCGCCCGACTTCGAATGGCAGTTGCCTGAAGACGAGTGGGATGCCATCGCCCTGAACTACACCTCCGGCACGACCGGCAACCCGAAGGGTGTGGTCTATCACCATCGCGGCGCCTACCTGAATTCGGCCTCGAACATCATTTCCTGGGGCATGCCGCCGCACTCGGTCTATTTGTGGACCCTGCCGATGTTCCACTGCAACGGCTGGTGCTTCCCCTGGACCCTGGCCGCCAATGCCGGCACCAGCGTCTGCCTGCGCAAGGTTGATCCGGCCCTGATCTTCGGCCTGATCAAGGAGCACAAGGTCAGCCACATGTGCGGCGCGCCGATTGTGTACGGCATGATGATCAACGCCCCGGAAAGCCTGCGCGAGGGCATTGAGCATCAGGTCAACGGCCTGATCGCCGGTGCAGCCCCCCCGGCCGCCATCATCGAAGGCGCCCAGCGCATGGGCTTCAACATCACCCACGTGTATGGCCTGACCGAAACCTACGGCCCGGCTGCCGTCTGCGCCAAGCAGCCGGAGTGGGATCGCCTGCCGATCGACCTGCAGGCTGCCCGCAACGGCCGCCAGGGTGTGCGTTACCACATGCAGGAAGCGATCACCGTGCTCGACCCGGTCTCCATGGAGCCGGTGCCCTGGGATGGCGAGACGATGGGCGAGATCATGTTCCGCGGCAACCTGGTCATGAAGGGTTACCTGAAGAACGAGAAGGCCACCGAGGAATCCTTTGCCGGCGGCTGGTTCCACACCGGTGACCTGGCGGTCGTCCATAGCGACGGCTACGTCAAAATCAAGGACCGCTCCAAGGACGTGATCATTTCCGGCGGCGAGAACATTTCGTCGCTGGAAGTCGAGGACGTGCTCTACCGCCACCCGGCCGTCATCGCCGCCGCCGTCGTCGCCAAGCCCGACGAGAAGTGGGGCGAGGTGCCGGCTGCCTTCATCGAACTGAAGGCCGATGCCAAGTGCACCGAGGCCGAGATCATCGAGCATTGCCGCGCCCACCTGGCCCGCTTCAAGGTGCCCAAGCAGGTTGTTTTCGGCGAACTGCCGAAGACCTCGACCGGCAAGATCCAGAAATACGTCCTCCGCCAGCACGCCAATTCGGCGCTGGCCATCGAGTAG